A window of Haliscomenobacter hydrossis DSM 1100 contains these coding sequences:
- a CDS encoding RHS repeat domain-containing protein, with protein MEMSYDAMGTKLSKKVSVGATEQYTQHYLGGIEYNAVGTTRKLEAIYFADGRVYNTNVTTASTTVALRYEYAIRDHLGNTRLMFSDLDNLGTISSNEILQENHYYPFGMNMEGVWMNDAGSKDSKYLYNGKELNDDFGLGWMDYGARWYDAGIGRWNGVDDLADKSRSSSPYIYVENNPVLMIDPDGMENITYIHIMQGSNLSAAEQNEMLTLVNQYFNHLGLKRKAMIIQGPIKPENFDKTDNLVVMGNSPGQVLKFMKENLSEMYGGDIDNLWESWGSQSIEVSGNNPEHSENNPNGKEDVVGVTIGGAAMMADNMTKSTFKERSVSKEELLAFFAVHGTGHNAGSKHGPGPGETGFMLDGGLIYNSFKNNKNHTSVRSFFNTKIYPGMLEKDNGKPSWQGGNIGIIALMKKAIGGYKTPVDNYSVRSKK; from the coding sequence ATGGAAATGAGCTACGATGCGATGGGTACGAAGTTGAGCAAAAAGGTGAGTGTGGGTGCTACTGAGCAGTACACCCAGCATTACTTGGGCGGTATTGAGTACAACGCAGTGGGCACTACGCGCAAGCTGGAGGCGATTTACTTTGCCGATGGCCGGGTGTACAATACGAATGTGACCACAGCGAGTACCACGGTTGCGCTGCGGTATGAGTACGCGATACGGGATCATTTGGGGAATACCCGGCTGATGTTTTCCGACCTGGATAACTTGGGTACGATCAGTAGCAATGAGATTTTGCAAGAGAATCATTATTATCCTTTTGGGATGAATATGGAAGGGGTTTGGATGAATGACGCGGGGAGTAAAGACTCGAAATATTTGTACAATGGGAAGGAGCTGAATGATGATTTTGGGCTGGGGTGGATGGATTATGGGGCGCGGTGGTATGATGCGGGGATTGGGAGATGGAATGGGGTGGATGATTTAGCAGATAAATCTAGATCATCGTCACCCTATATTTATGTAGAAAACAACCCTGTGCTCATGATTGACCCGGATGGGATGGAAAACATAACGTATATTCATATAATGCAAGGATCAAATTTAAGCGCAGCAGAGCAAAATGAAATGCTCACTTTAGTTAATCAGTACTTCAATCATTTGGGACTAAAGAGAAAAGCAATGATTATTCAAGGGCCAATAAAACCTGAAAACTTTGACAAAACTGACAATCTTGTAGTAATGGGCAATTCACCTGGACAAGTTTTGAAATTCATGAAAGAAAATCTGTCTGAAATGTATGGTGGAGACATAGATAACTTATGGGAAAGTTGGGGTAGCCAATCAATAGAAGTTTCAGGAAACAACCCTGAGCATTCCGAGAATAACCCAAATGGAAAAGAGGATGTGGTAGGGGTAACTATTGGTGGGGCAGCAATGATGGCAGATAATATGACAAAATCAACTTTCAAAGAGAGATCCGTTTCTAAAGAAGAATTATTAGCCTTCTTTGCTGTTCATGGCACAGGGCACAACGCTGGATCAAAACACGGGCCAGGGCCAGGCGAAACGGGGTTTATGTTAGACGGGGGGTTAATTTATAATTCATTCAAAAACAATAAAAATCATACAAGTGTAAGGAGTTTTTTTAACACTAAGATATACCCTGGAATGTTGGAGAAAGATAATGGAAAGCCCAGCTGGCAGGGGGGGAATATTGGTATTATTGCCCTAATGAAAAAGGCAATTGGGGGTTATAAAACTCCCGTGGATAATTATTCAGTCCGTAGTAAAAAGTAG
- a CDS encoding DUF2147 domain-containing protein yields MKYFFFLMLGMLCLSASVNAQNSPLGVWKSIDDKTGEAKSHVEVYQKNGKLYGKIVKILTDKPDAKCDDCKGSKKGQPVMGMVIIEGLQESEGTWKSGTITDPQNGNVYGCSVWVESEKPNELKVRGKHWTGIFRTQTWFRVK; encoded by the coding sequence ATGAAGTATTTCTTTTTTCTAATGCTTGGCATGCTGTGCTTAAGCGCCAGTGTGAATGCCCAAAATAGCCCTCTGGGGGTTTGGAAGAGCATTGATGACAAAACTGGTGAAGCCAAATCACACGTAGAGGTCTACCAGAAAAATGGCAAATTGTATGGTAAGATCGTCAAAATTCTAACCGATAAACCCGACGCAAAATGTGATGATTGCAAAGGTTCCAAAAAAGGTCAACCGGTGATGGGTATGGTGATTATTGAAGGGCTTCAGGAATCGGAAGGTACCTGGAAAAGTGGCACCATCACGGATCCACAAAACGGCAATGTCTACGGTTGCTCCGTTTGGGTGGAAAGTGAAAAACCCAACGAATTGAAGGTACGCGGGAAGCATTGGACGGGGATTTTCCGGACACAAACCTGGTTTCGGGTGAAGTAA
- a CDS encoding MBL fold metallo-hydrolase: MVQNASPLKVRIFHSGYCVAHGKVADPVRGQKYCRFYATWALIEHPKAGLILFDTGYAPRFREATARWPYQLYAWLTPMFLQEEETACNQLKALGYDPAQIGTVILSHFHGDHIAGLKDFPNARIVCSTSALQQATSVKGWAALSKGILPDLLPRDLVQRAQTIDDNQLGKLTDERTAYDLLNDGSIRLFALPGHGRGQMGAVVQTPDGSIFLAADAAWQLQAWQAGTLPRSIVRLFFDDWLAYRQTFDELRGFALRNPECRIVFTHSPELVDLQG, from the coding sequence ATGGTACAAAACGCAAGCCCGCTAAAGGTAAGGATTTTTCATTCTGGCTATTGTGTCGCCCACGGGAAGGTAGCCGACCCCGTTCGGGGCCAAAAATACTGCCGTTTTTACGCCACCTGGGCTTTGATCGAACACCCCAAAGCGGGCCTCATCCTTTTTGACACGGGCTATGCCCCCCGTTTTCGTGAAGCCACTGCGCGTTGGCCTTATCAGTTATACGCCTGGTTGACGCCGATGTTTTTGCAGGAGGAAGAAACGGCCTGCAATCAACTCAAAGCCCTTGGCTACGACCCCGCACAAATCGGTACGGTCATCCTTTCGCATTTTCACGGGGATCACATTGCGGGGCTCAAAGATTTCCCCAATGCCCGGATCGTGTGCAGCACTTCTGCACTACAGCAAGCCACTTCAGTCAAAGGCTGGGCGGCGCTGAGCAAAGGGATTCTACCCGATTTGCTGCCTCGTGATTTGGTCCAGCGAGCCCAAACAATTGACGACAATCAGTTGGGGAAACTTACCGATGAACGTACCGCCTACGATCTTTTGAACGATGGAAGTATCCGTTTGTTTGCCCTTCCCGGGCATGGACGTGGCCAAATGGGGGCAGTAGTACAAACACCCGATGGAAGTATATTCCTGGCTGCTGACGCCGCCTGGCAACTACAAGCCTGGCAGGCCGGAACGTTGCCCCGCTCAATTGTACGCTTGTTTTTTGATGATTGGCTGGCGTATCGGCAGACCTTTGACGAATTGAGGGGGTTTGCGCTGCGGAATCCGGAGTGTAGGATTGTGTTTACCCATAGTCCGGAGTTGGTGGACTTGCAGGGGTAA
- a CDS encoding class I SAM-dependent methyltransferase has translation MLALKLPSFEDYELIDSGNFKKLERFGQFILSRPEPQAIWSPALSEAEWAKKAQAVFNRKTGAATNAEDGNWELKPGMPEQWHIRYDFEGMHLNFRLGLTSFKHVGIFPEQAENWNYIYRGLRKMDIDHPVVLNLFAYTGGASLAAKAAGADVVHVDSVKPVVSWARQNMEASQLDNIRWTVEDALKFVRKEAKRGRKYQAIILDPPAYGRGPEGEKWLLDKHLPELLEHCGQILDPEHHLLILNLYSMGFSALIAENLARQYFPFAKNMECGELFIPDQAGRKLPLGVFARFAQG, from the coding sequence ATGCTTGCACTAAAACTACCATCTTTTGAGGATTACGAGCTCATTGACAGCGGCAATTTTAAAAAATTGGAGCGATTTGGGCAATTTATTCTTTCACGCCCGGAGCCACAGGCCATTTGGTCGCCAGCTTTAAGCGAAGCAGAATGGGCCAAAAAAGCCCAGGCGGTCTTCAACCGCAAAACGGGTGCTGCCACCAATGCGGAAGATGGCAATTGGGAACTCAAACCCGGTATGCCGGAGCAATGGCACATTCGTTACGATTTTGAGGGCATGCACCTCAACTTTCGGCTCGGGCTCACTTCCTTTAAGCACGTGGGCATTTTTCCGGAGCAAGCTGAAAACTGGAATTACATTTATCGGGGTTTGCGCAAAATGGACATCGACCATCCGGTGGTGCTCAACCTCTTTGCGTATACCGGTGGAGCCTCTCTGGCCGCCAAAGCCGCCGGGGCCGATGTGGTACACGTAGATTCGGTAAAACCCGTGGTGAGCTGGGCGCGCCAAAACATGGAGGCCAGCCAACTGGACAACATCCGCTGGACGGTGGAAGACGCGCTTAAGTTTGTGCGCAAAGAAGCCAAACGGGGCCGTAAATACCAGGCAATCATCCTGGATCCGCCCGCATACGGCCGGGGGCCGGAGGGGGAGAAATGGCTACTTGACAAACATTTGCCGGAATTATTGGAACACTGCGGACAGATCCTCGATCCTGAACACCACTTGCTGATCCTCAATTTGTATTCGATGGGTTTTTCTGCCCTGATTGCAGAAAATTTGGCCAGGCAGTATTTCCCTTTTGCCAAAAATATGGAATGTGGGGAGCTGTTTATTCCTGACCAGGCTGGCAGAAAGCTGCCCTTGGGGGTTTTTGCGCGATTTGCGCAGGGGTAG
- a CDS encoding IS4 family transposase, whose amino-acid sequence MIRSNHDRKLCDGQSNLGPTVDSWTAQGTYQTQVFCSTSKRWRTANLEIRFGAVVVKLKNPLPHKQHLPPIALNVVDIREVPAKQDQEHTIHWRLLTSLDVQSFQDAVQICRYYVLRWIIERFHFILKSGGASVEKLQLALPHRLKNAITTYSIAAMDALQLRYYCDTDPDQTIDQIGIDDLSYKVLYTYAEKRLNLDVHYDPKSPPTVKQFCITLGRIGGFLPSKRQPVPGIIILTRALERLKTLVDAYITFSQ is encoded by the coding sequence TTGATCCGCTCCAACCATGATCGCAAACTGTGCGATGGTCAGAGCAATTTAGGCCCGACCGTTGATAGTTGGACCGCTCAAGGAACCTACCAAACTCAGGTATTTTGTTCGACAAGCAAAAGGTGGCGTACGGCTAATCTGGAAATAAGATTTGGTGCCGTAGTAGTAAAATTGAAAAACCCCTTGCCCCATAAGCAACACCTCCCTCCAATTGCCTTGAATGTGGTAGATATCCGGGAAGTCCCAGCCAAGCAAGATCAGGAACATACTATCCATTGGCGATTGTTGACTTCTTTAGATGTGCAATCCTTCCAGGATGCCGTCCAGATTTGTCGCTACTACGTGTTAAGATGGATCATCGAACGCTTCCATTTTATTTTAAAGAGTGGTGGCGCTTCGGTTGAAAAACTTCAATTAGCTTTACCTCATCGACTCAAAAATGCCATCACTACCTACAGTATTGCCGCTATGGATGCTCTACAACTCCGATACTACTGCGATACCGATCCAGATCAAACCATCGATCAAATCGGCATCGATGACCTCAGCTACAAGGTCCTTTATACCTATGCGGAAAAAAGGCTAAACCTTGACGTCCACTATGACCCCAAAAGCCCCCCAACCGTCAAGCAGTTTTGCATCACCTTGGGCCGAATTGGTGGCTTTTTGCCTTCTAAACGACAGCCCGTACCTGGTATCATCATCTTGACCAGAGCCCTAGAAAGACTCAAAACTCTTGTTGATGCTTACATTACATTCTCTCAATGA
- a CDS encoding MGMT family protein → MAKTNYQELVFDITRLIPPGRVCSYGAIADYLALGSARMVGWALRNSFIHDGIPAHRVVNSKGELSGRAHFNPPSLMQQLLEAEGVKVENDRVVNFKEVFWHPEELGW, encoded by the coding sequence ATGGCTAAAACCAACTACCAAGAACTCGTTTTTGACATCACTCGCCTGATTCCACCCGGCCGGGTGTGCAGTTACGGTGCCATTGCCGATTATTTGGCTTTGGGTTCAGCGCGGATGGTCGGCTGGGCCTTGCGCAACAGTTTTATTCACGATGGAATACCGGCACACCGCGTGGTCAATAGCAAAGGTGAACTCAGCGGGCGGGCGCATTTTAATCCCCCCAGTTTGATGCAACAATTATTGGAGGCTGAGGGCGTTAAAGTGGAGAACGACCGGGTGGTAAATTTCAAAGAAGTGTTTTGGCATCCGGAAGAATTAGGATGGTAG
- a CDS encoding WG repeat-containing protein: MSMFKKLFFYFFLSITFACNQIERGEVYIPLYYPIKVNGKLGLIDTSGQVVMNPKYLNVQPLGRNELLIEDSKGKRIVNDQGLILLKIPPNSMPLDFNGEWIKIDELGNDSVFFFDQSGQKRLAISKQGISDVSGNFDECNRLLVVLSEGRFLYLNKKGEKVFSISGGIPSSFDTKSRLARIIYPKKTCYYDTMGRVKFCVPGEGNQLSEGLALIEQSNKKYFINEFGKKSLDVSQYDYVDPWFHDGITLAIKGDSHGYINSKGDVVIPLIYSQVSRFTLGLATAQDPKDDKWIIINRQNQVVSDKRFDWLDREGYFGYLCRAKRNDTTGWINRKGEFVWIDAED; the protein is encoded by the coding sequence ATGTCAATGTTCAAAAAATTGTTTTTTTACTTTTTTTTATCTATCACTTTTGCTTGCAATCAGATAGAACGAGGTGAGGTTTACATTCCGTTGTATTACCCAATAAAAGTAAATGGCAAACTTGGTCTCATTGATACTTCAGGGCAAGTTGTAATGAACCCAAAATATTTGAATGTCCAGCCACTAGGAAGAAACGAATTATTAATTGAAGATTCTAAGGGAAAGCGCATAGTTAATGATCAAGGTCTGATTTTACTAAAAATACCTCCAAACTCGATGCCTTTAGATTTTAATGGAGAATGGATCAAAATTGATGAGTTAGGAAATGACTCAGTTTTCTTCTTTGATCAATCTGGGCAAAAACGATTAGCTATTTCTAAGCAGGGAATTTCAGATGTAAGTGGAAATTTTGATGAATGTAATCGCCTACTAGTTGTATTGAGCGAAGGGAGATTTCTTTATTTAAATAAAAAGGGAGAAAAGGTTTTTTCCATTAGTGGAGGTATACCTAGTTCTTTTGACACCAAAAGCAGGTTAGCACGTATAATCTATCCTAAAAAAACTTGTTACTATGACACTATGGGGCGGGTAAAGTTTTGTGTCCCGGGAGAGGGAAATCAGTTAAGTGAGGGATTAGCTTTGATTGAACAATCTAATAAAAAATATTTCATCAATGAATTTGGCAAAAAATCCTTGGATGTAAGTCAGTACGACTATGTCGATCCTTGGTTTCATGATGGTATTACTTTAGCAATCAAAGGAGACTCCCATGGGTACATTAATTCCAAAGGAGATGTGGTAATTCCATTGATTTACAGTCAGGTTTCTCGCTTTACTTTAGGTCTTGCCACTGCACAAGACCCAAAGGATGATAAATGGATCATCATCAATCGCCAAAATCAAGTTGTATCAGATAAAAGATTTGATTGGCTAGATCGAGAAGGTTATTTTGGTTATTTATGTCGTGCAAAAAGGAATGACACAACAGGCTGGATCAATAGGAAAGGGGAATTCGTGTGGATTGATGCAGAAGATTAA
- a CDS encoding tRNA modification GTPase — MKPQLLFPFFFLFFNALCAQINYEKGYFIDAQGNRQECWIKNVDWRNTPQNFQFKLKKRGQTLSADATNTREFSIYKQAKYQQAQVKIDRSSDMLNDLDTVPDPRFTNETLFLHTLVEGKASLYLYRKGNLSRYFYKTPDAIIAQLVHKRYFVSSGKVAQNIQYRQQLWRDVKCDSTTILDINAMKYERKALVNYFLKYNQCAGSPLVNYDKLGESKLFNLSLRPGWMQSSLYVHNDSQFKRTIDFGSGQHFRLGLEAAFTLPFNQNKWAITLEPTYQAFKASQPYDQNQEVRVNYRSVEIPVGLRYHLYLNNQTSIFANAAAVIDIAAGSGIDFDISEDLNFNSNPSLALGLGLKFNKYSLELRRGMKRQVMKNYNYWDSEYKSFSLVLGYQFF, encoded by the coding sequence ATGAAACCTCAACTACTTTTCCCCTTTTTCTTCCTTTTCTTCAATGCTCTCTGTGCCCAGATCAACTACGAAAAAGGCTACTTCATCGACGCCCAAGGCAATCGACAGGAGTGCTGGATCAAAAATGTAGACTGGCGCAATACCCCTCAAAATTTTCAATTCAAGCTCAAAAAACGTGGGCAAACCTTAAGTGCTGACGCTACAAACACCCGTGAATTCAGCATTTACAAACAAGCCAAATACCAGCAAGCTCAGGTGAAAATTGACCGTTCCAGTGACATGCTCAATGATTTGGACACCGTGCCCGATCCCAGGTTCACCAATGAAACCCTTTTTCTGCACACTTTGGTGGAAGGCAAAGCCAGCCTGTACCTCTACCGCAAGGGCAACCTGAGCCGTTATTTTTACAAAACCCCGGATGCTATCATTGCCCAACTGGTACATAAACGCTATTTTGTATCCTCGGGCAAAGTGGCCCAAAACATCCAATACCGTCAGCAGCTTTGGCGAGATGTGAAATGCGACAGCACCACCATTCTGGACATCAATGCCATGAAATACGAGCGCAAAGCGCTGGTCAACTATTTCCTGAAATACAATCAATGTGCGGGAAGCCCGCTGGTCAATTACGACAAATTGGGTGAAAGCAAATTGTTCAACTTATCATTGCGCCCCGGTTGGATGCAATCTTCCTTGTACGTACACAATGATTCCCAATTCAAAAGAACCATTGATTTTGGCAGTGGCCAACATTTTCGCTTAGGCTTGGAAGCCGCATTCACGCTGCCTTTCAACCAAAACAAATGGGCCATTACGCTTGAGCCTACTTATCAAGCTTTTAAAGCCAGCCAACCTTACGATCAAAATCAGGAGGTACGGGTCAATTATCGTTCTGTTGAAATCCCCGTTGGTTTGCGTTATCACCTGTATTTGAACAACCAAACCAGCATCTTTGCCAACGCAGCAGCAGTAATCGACATTGCAGCGGGTTCAGGTATAGATTTCGACATCAGCGAAGACCTGAACTTCAATTCCAATCCAAGTCTCGCCTTGGGGCTGGGTCTAAAATTCAACAAGTACAGTCTGGAACTTCGCCGAGGCATGAAACGGCAGGTGATGAAAAACTACAACTATTGGGACAGTGAATACAAATCCTTTTCGCTGGTACTGGGGTATCAGTTTTTTTAG
- a CDS encoding peptidylprolyl isomerase, whose product MALISTIRKNSALIVVLIALGLLGFIIQDMMGGQSSIFGSIQPSIGKINGQKVDLNEFNRTESILYAGSTGDIYARRSALWDYFVEKALIDQEAAKLGIGVSKNELIDLQFGPEPSPIIMQRFMDQTTGQLNRQQLNSLKQQISTNTLPATARSYWAIQEQEIVKDRIQTKLVNMVSKGLYTPSWVAEMSQKESATMMDLLFTRIPFDAVDNAEVSVSDEDYANYLKENPGLFKYDEEARKIGLVTFEVKPTKADSLAQRNKIVGLINDWRQAPNDTVFVEQNLGTIDGAYVKREGLLQFADSIFNLPIGGIFGPYVEGNAYRAVKLLDRKVIPDSVKSRHILIRPDAVTPLAVIKTRLDSIKNVIETGKATFADMALRFGQDGTSTTGGDLGYTALGGMVKPYNDLIFFQAEQGKLYTVETQFGAHLVEVTGKKVTSNASGVRVAYIGEVIKPSKETENRRFEEAQRFLNANNKDVETLLAAAKKVKGLTQETSAAVNANEFFLGSLGSGQQPREIIRWAFGAQKGQVAPDIYTFTDATEFYTNKYVLAGLKAVLGPGRATADQVKEDIETAVINRKKGELIAEKLKGKQVQAAAAQYSVKVDTLRNVRFNQSFLPNNVGSEPRLNAYAFKLKQGQTSQPIIGANGVYVVNAQSISTPNSATDLNQLKTTLSGNARAQVSNRFMPAFRKSAKISDKRSKYF is encoded by the coding sequence ATGGCTCTGATTAGTACAATTCGCAAGAATAGCGCTTTGATTGTAGTGTTGATCGCGCTTGGCCTACTTGGCTTTATTATTCAGGATATGATGGGCGGCCAAAGCAGTATCTTTGGTAGCATACAACCCAGTATTGGCAAAATTAATGGCCAAAAAGTAGACCTGAATGAATTCAACCGCACGGAAAGTATCCTTTATGCAGGGTCTACGGGTGATATTTATGCCCGCCGTAGTGCGCTCTGGGATTATTTTGTAGAGAAGGCGCTCATTGATCAGGAAGCGGCAAAACTCGGCATTGGCGTAAGCAAAAACGAGTTGATTGACCTGCAGTTTGGGCCAGAACCTAGCCCAATCATCATGCAGCGCTTTATGGATCAAACGACCGGTCAGCTCAACCGGCAGCAATTGAATTCGCTGAAGCAGCAAATAAGTACCAATACGCTTCCTGCAACTGCCCGTTCTTACTGGGCCATTCAGGAGCAGGAAATAGTAAAAGACCGCATACAGACCAAATTGGTCAATATGGTCTCTAAGGGTTTATATACGCCATCCTGGGTCGCTGAAATGAGCCAGAAGGAAAGTGCAACCATGATGGACTTGTTGTTTACCCGTATTCCCTTTGATGCAGTTGACAATGCTGAAGTTTCCGTTTCTGACGAAGACTACGCAAACTACCTGAAGGAGAATCCAGGATTGTTTAAATACGATGAGGAAGCCCGCAAAATTGGCCTGGTAACTTTTGAAGTGAAGCCGACCAAAGCCGACTCACTGGCGCAACGCAATAAAATTGTCGGGTTGATCAATGACTGGCGTCAAGCACCCAATGACACCGTTTTTGTAGAACAAAACCTGGGTACCATTGATGGAGCTTATGTCAAAAGAGAAGGCCTGTTGCAATTTGCAGACAGCATTTTCAACTTGCCCATTGGTGGCATTTTTGGCCCCTACGTAGAAGGCAATGCTTACCGTGCGGTAAAACTGCTCGACCGCAAAGTGATTCCGGATAGTGTTAAATCACGGCACATTTTGATTCGTCCAGATGCTGTTACCCCATTGGCGGTGATCAAGACTCGCCTCGACAGTATCAAAAATGTAATTGAAACGGGCAAAGCTACCTTTGCCGATATGGCGCTGCGTTTTGGACAGGATGGTACTTCTACCACCGGCGGTGACCTCGGTTACACCGCATTGGGTGGGATGGTAAAACCTTACAACGACCTGATCTTCTTTCAGGCGGAACAAGGCAAACTGTATACCGTTGAGACCCAGTTCGGAGCCCACCTGGTTGAAGTGACGGGCAAAAAAGTAACCTCCAATGCATCCGGCGTAAGAGTTGCGTACATCGGAGAAGTAATCAAACCTTCTAAAGAAACGGAAAACCGCAGATTTGAGGAAGCACAACGCTTTTTAAATGCCAACAACAAAGACGTCGAAACCTTGCTGGCTGCGGCTAAAAAAGTAAAAGGACTTACCCAGGAGACCAGCGCTGCGGTGAATGCCAATGAATTTTTCTTGGGCTCATTGGGCTCAGGCCAACAGCCCCGTGAAATCATTCGTTGGGCTTTTGGTGCCCAAAAAGGACAGGTAGCACCAGACATTTACACCTTTACAGACGCCACCGAATTTTATACCAACAAGTATGTACTTGCTGGTCTCAAGGCGGTATTAGGTCCAGGTAGAGCCACTGCGGATCAGGTAAAAGAAGACATCGAAACGGCAGTAATCAACCGCAAAAAAGGCGAATTGATTGCCGAAAAACTTAAAGGTAAACAAGTGCAAGCCGCCGCCGCGCAATACAGCGTCAAAGTAGACACCCTGCGCAACGTTCGTTTCAATCAGTCTTTTTTACCGAATAACGTGGGTAGTGAGCCACGGTTAAATGCCTATGCCTTCAAATTGAAGCAAGGTCAGACCTCTCAGCCAATCATTGGTGCGAATGGCGTTTATGTCGTAAATGCACAATCCATTTCTACGCCGAACTCGGCTACTGATCTCAATCAACTTAAAACGACTTTGTCGGGTAATGCCCGTGCGCAGGTTTCCAATCGATTCATGCCCGCTTTCCGCAAGTCGGCTAAAATCTCGGACAAGCGTTCGAAATATTTCTAG
- a CDS encoding transposase DNA-binding-containing protein — MGITDLIPYGIIGLSITHKTDKSGFERKRPRSSLRLCNVSKTKMYFLLNERGKKYSTSCLGDKRLESRYRSVLRHLSAQMNATVPQANLEWKAIKGTYRLWDNEKVTPQGQLALHFQDIISSLPPSKERPLRVLQISDTVELNYTRHRCAKHLGPLKYIKHRGLHLHNSLLVSEQGQPLGLLKQTFHIRKDEKLGKSAERLHEPIQDKESARWLDHFDCGQTFSQTQGLEVVYVADREADILELFAERSAPGMHF; from the coding sequence ATGGGGATCACTGATCTGATTCCCTACGGCATCATAGGTCTGTCAATTACCCACAAAACCGACAAATCTGGATTTGAGCGTAAACGACCAAGAAGTTCATTGAGGTTATGTAATGTAAGCAAAACAAAAATGTATTTTTTGCTGAATGAAAGGGGCAAAAAATATAGTACATCTTGCTTGGGAGATAAGCGATTGGAAAGTCGTTATCGGAGCGTTTTACGTCATTTGAGTGCACAAATGAATGCGACGGTACCCCAAGCGAACCTGGAATGGAAAGCTATCAAAGGGACATATCGGCTGTGGGATAACGAAAAAGTGACCCCACAAGGACAGTTGGCGCTTCATTTTCAGGATATTATCAGTAGCTTACCACCAAGTAAAGAGCGTCCACTTAGGGTTTTGCAAATTAGTGATACAGTTGAGTTGAACTACACCCGCCACCGCTGCGCTAAACATCTTGGCCCTCTGAAATACATCAAACATCGGGGTCTGCATTTGCATAATAGCCTTTTGGTGAGCGAACAAGGCCAGCCTCTTGGGTTATTGAAGCAAACTTTTCATATCCGTAAGGACGAGAAACTGGGCAAAAGCGCAGAGCGTCTCCACGAACCAATTCAAGATAAGGAAAGCGCTCGCTGGCTTGATCACTTTGATTGCGGACAAACTTTTAGCCAAACCCAAGGACTTGAGGTGGTTTATGTTGCAGATCGAGAAGCTGATATTCTAGAATTGTTTGCTGAGCGATCAGCTCCTGGGATGCATTTTTGA
- a CDS encoding NAD-dependent epimerase/dehydratase family protein, with protein MPPKKILITGASGFVGGRLLKSLTLTYPEALVLGTGRRNARQAEFAALGCQFQAGDLVNFADCERLVAGADVIIHCAGLSSPWGTYSEFYAANVQSTLNLLKTAQAQGTQRFILISTPSVYFNYEDRFNLKESDPLPNPMVNHYAVTKYQAEQETLKLNRPDFETIALRPRAVIGAEDAVIFPRVLRAYEEGRLKIVGDGKNVVDMTCATNLIAAVEACIKAEHSAFGEVYNITNGEPKPLWETIGHFLQALDLPPITKKIPKRLALMAASLNEFVHRYFLGGREPALTRYSVGILSTAMTMDISKAREKLGYQPIQTTLEGINEFVAWYKTQAR; from the coding sequence GTTGGTATTGGGTACGGGCCGCCGCAACGCACGACAGGCCGAGTTTGCAGCCCTGGGTTGCCAGTTTCAAGCTGGTGATCTCGTCAACTTTGCCGATTGTGAACGTTTGGTTGCTGGGGCGGATGTGATCATTCATTGTGCGGGGCTATCCTCTCCCTGGGGAACCTATTCCGAGTTTTATGCCGCCAACGTACAATCCACCCTCAACCTCTTAAAAACCGCACAAGCCCAGGGCACCCAACGATTCATCCTGATTTCAACACCCAGCGTCTATTTCAATTACGAGGATCGGTTCAACCTCAAAGAATCTGATCCACTGCCCAATCCGATGGTCAATCACTATGCGGTGACCAAATACCAGGCAGAACAGGAGACCTTGAAGCTCAATCGACCCGATTTTGAGACCATTGCCTTACGCCCGAGGGCCGTTATTGGCGCCGAAGACGCCGTGATTTTTCCACGGGTATTGCGTGCCTACGAGGAAGGAAGACTCAAGATAGTGGGCGACGGCAAAAATGTTGTTGACATGACCTGCGCAACCAACCTCATTGCTGCGGTGGAAGCTTGCATTAAGGCCGAGCACAGCGCTTTTGGCGAAGTGTACAACATCACCAACGGAGAACCCAAACCGCTTTGGGAAACGATCGGACATTTTTTGCAGGCCCTGGACTTACCCCCCATCACCAAAAAAATCCCCAAAAGGCTTGCCCTGATGGCGGCTTCGCTCAATGAGTTTGTACACCGTTATTTTTTAGGCGGGCGCGAACCTGCCCTGACCCGTTACAGCGTCGGCATTTTGTCGACGGCCATGACCATGGACATCAGCAAAGCCCGCGAAAAATTGGGCTATCAGCCCATTCAAACCACGCTGGAAGGCATCAACGAATTTGTGGCATGGTACAAAACGCAAGCCCGCTAA